A window of the Gossypium hirsutum isolate 1008001.06 chromosome A03, Gossypium_hirsutum_v2.1, whole genome shotgun sequence genome harbors these coding sequences:
- the LOC107887838 gene encoding uncharacterized protein: MVYAARRRKESDDSDVTASTFFIHSIPYYALIDIGSTYSYIASVVSANLGLTIENTTREFSMIRMDWVVEYRVSLDCATKRVTLRSTENNEVIMIVGDICTVKEFPNVFLEELPRVPLDIEVEFGIDLLLGTTPVSIASNRMALKELTELKA; the protein is encoded by the exons ATGGTGTATGCGGCGAGGCGCCGTAAAGAGAGTGATGATTCTGATGTCACTGCAAGTACCTTCTTTATTCATTCTATTCCGTACTATGCTCTCATTGATATTGGCTCTACTTACTCGTACATAGCTAGTGTTGTTTCTGCAAACTTGGGTTTAACTATTGAGAATACTACTAGAGAGTTTTCTATGATTA GAATGGATTGGGTTGTTGAGTATCGGGTCAGTCTAGACTGTGCAACCAAGAGGGTTACTCTTAGATCAACTGAGAATAACGAGGTGATCATGATTG TGGGAGATATTTGTACCGTAAAGGAATTCCCGAATGTCTTTCTCGAGGAATTGCCTAGAGTACCTTTGGATATAGAGGTGGAGTTTGGAATTGATCTATTACTAGGTACGACTCCAGTGTCCATTGCGTCCAATCGCATGGCACTGAAAGAGCTGACCGAATTAAAGGCGTAA